The window TCGGCGCGAGTCTGACCGTTGCCGATCAGTTCGCCGTGGTAGCTGCGACCCTCCGGCACCCAGAACTGCAACTTGTACATGCCGGTGGCGAGGATCATCGGACCGATCACGCCGAGCACAATCAGCAGCAGTTGAATGCGCCCACGCCGACGGGTGGCGGCAGGTTTCGCCTCAGACATGCTGGGTGGATTCATGGTCGTTCCCATGGTTTTTCTCCTTTGCGTTGTGCAAGCCCAAATAGAGGTAGAGGCCGAGCAGGGCGGCGGCCATGGCGAACCACTGCACGGCGTAACCGAGGTGTTTTTCCGGGCCGATGGCGACCACCGGCCAATCGGCCTCGTAGCTGGCCGGGCCTTGTTCTGCACGCACCTCGTAGGCGAAGCCGTCGCGGTCGAGGGTTCTCCACAACTTGGCCGGCTCGACGGCGGTGATGGTTTGCGGCCAGGTGCTGCTGACCGGATCGGCGTGCAACTGGAAGGTTGCGCCGGGGGCGACGTAGACCCAGGCGTCGAGATTCAGCGCATCAGTGGGCGTGGTGAATTGCGGCGGCACGCGGCGATCCGGCCACGGCAGCCAACCGCGATTGACCAGCAGCCACAGGCCGCTGCGTTGATCCTGAAACGGTTGCAGCAGCTCCACGCCGACCTTGCCGTTACGCTGGCGGTTGTCGAGCAGCAAGCTGTGCGCGGCGTCGAACTGGCCATATAGATGCACGCGGCGATAGGCCGGGTCGGCGCTGTGCAGCAATTCGCTGCTGGCCATCGGCTCGGCGGCGCGACGTTCGGCATAACTGGCGAGCAGGGCGGTTTTCTCCGCGCCCCGGCCCAGTTGCCAGAAGCCCAGCGACACCAGCAGCGGCAGCAACAACGCCACCACCACGGTCGGTATCACGCCCGGACGAAAGCGCTTCATGGCTGCGCCACAAAGTCAGTCGTCGCGATCGCTATACTCAACTGCATCGCCTGTCCCCCGGAGTCTTCCCATGCTCAAAGCAGCCATCGTCGTGCTGCTGATTGCCACGGTGATCAGCCTGTTCAGCGGCCTGTTTTTCCTGGTCAAGGACGACAGCAGCTCGAATCGCCTGGTCATCGCCTTGAGTGTTCGGGTGGCATTGGCCGCTGCGACCGTCGGCTTGATCGCCTGGGGTTTCTACAGCGGCCAACTGGTGTCGCATGCGCCTTGGTAGCGTTGCTCCTCAGAGCACGTAAACGAAGATGAACAAGCCGATCCACACCACATCGACGAAGTGCCAATACCAGCTCGCCGCTTCGAAACCGAACTGATGGTCGGCGTCGAAGTGACCCTTCATGATGCGCATCAGCATCACAAACAGAATGATCGTGCCGATGGTCACGTGGGCGCCGTGGAAACCGGTGAGCATGAAGAATGTCGCGCCATAAATGCCCGAACCGAGGGTCAGGCCCAGTTCGTGGTAGGCGTGAATGTATTCCTCAGCCTGGAAACCGAGGAACGCGCAGCCGAGCAGCACGGTGATCGCCAGCCAGATTTTCAGCGCGCCGCGATGGCCCTTCTTCAGCGCATGGTGGGCGATGGTGATGGTCACACTGGAGCTGACCAGCAGAATCGTGTTGATCAGCGGCAAGCCCCACGGGCTGATGACTTCCTTCGGTGGCGGGAACAGTTTCGGATCCGGGGTATGCAGCAGCGGCCAGGTGAACTGGAAGTTCGGCCAGAGCATGTGGGCGATGCCTTTCGGGCCTTCGCCACCCAGCGCCGGGCCGGAGACGTGTCGCACGTAAAACAGCGCACCGAAGAACGCGGCGAAGAACATCACCTCGGAAAAGATGAACCAACTCATGCCCCAGCGAAACGAGCGATCCAGTTGCGGGCTGTACAGTCCCGAACGGCTTTCCTTGATCACCGTGCCGAACCAGCCGAACAGCATGTACGCCAGCAGCAGTCCGCCGACGAAAAAGATGTACGGCCCATGGGATTCCGGGCGTGCGGCTTTCAGATCGTTGAACCAGGTGGCGAGGCCGTACACGGTGATGGCCATGCCGAAAGTGGCGATGATCGGCCATTTGCTCTGGGCCGGAACGTAATAATGCTCATGAGTTGCCATTTATTGTTCTCCTTATCGGGCACGCTCAACCGCCAGTGTTTACAGCTACCGGAGGATGTCGGGCGGTGATATCGAACAGCGTGTAGGACAGCGTCAGGTGCTTCACATCCTTGGGCATGTCGCGGTCAACAATGAAGCGCACCGGCATCTCGATCTGCTGACCGGGCTGCAGCACCTGCTGGGT of the Pseudomonas sp. Seg1 genome contains:
- a CDS encoding twin transmembrane helix small protein, encoding MLKAAIVVLLIATVISLFSGLFFLVKDDSSSNRLVIALSVRVALAAATVGLIAWGFYSGQLVSHAPW
- a CDS encoding SURF1 family protein; amino-acid sequence: MKRFRPGVIPTVVVALLLPLLVSLGFWQLGRGAEKTALLASYAERRAAEPMASSELLHSADPAYRRVHLYGQFDAAHSLLLDNRQRNGKVGVELLQPFQDQRSGLWLLVNRGWLPWPDRRVPPQFTTPTDALNLDAWVYVAPGATFQLHADPVSSTWPQTITAVEPAKLWRTLDRDGFAYEVRAEQGPASYEADWPVVAIGPEKHLGYAVQWFAMAAALLGLYLYLGLHNAKEKNHGNDHESTQHV
- a CDS encoding cytochrome c oxidase subunit 3; protein product: MATHEHYYVPAQSKWPIIATFGMAITVYGLATWFNDLKAARPESHGPYIFFVGGLLLAYMLFGWFGTVIKESRSGLYSPQLDRSFRWGMSWFIFSEVMFFAAFFGALFYVRHVSGPALGGEGPKGIAHMLWPNFQFTWPLLHTPDPKLFPPPKEVISPWGLPLINTILLVSSSVTITIAHHALKKGHRGALKIWLAITVLLGCAFLGFQAEEYIHAYHELGLTLGSGIYGATFFMLTGFHGAHVTIGTIILFVMLMRIMKGHFDADHQFGFEAASWYWHFVDVVWIGLFIFVYVL